The following proteins are co-located in the Plasmodium vinckei vinckei genome assembly, chromosome: PVVCY_11 genome:
- a CDS encoding fam-b protein, with protein MIIKILKYVLFSVITCYFEYAKKELYFINERKIYLERNIINFKNNRILADAGNQFDLNNFYESTLSLANKFNDYNDDDEDIIYLRNIIDSHVKKYKESNTTPNLNNLDGKTKKLIHKIQKELNEAKKELDNERNGELSIQPIQDKRVIKKSENIFEIDEDKINDKYNKITLSNCYTKLKKISKSKKSKKKIIIKMMLLTATLSVIIALGMMNQIILLGFFLGFLCFITGENEWLYELQRELKNNFYCT; from the exons atgataattaaaattttaaaatatgttttgttTTCAGTTATTACTTGCTATTTTGAATATGCCAAAAAA GAATTATACTTTATAAACGAAAGAAAGATATATCTTGAaaggaatataataaattttaaaaataataggaTATTAGCAGATGCAGGCAACCAATtcgatttaaataatttttatgaatcaACCTTGAGTCTtgcaaataaatttaatgactataatgatgatgacgaagatataatatatcttcGAAATATTATAGATTCACATGTAAAGAAGTATAAAGAAAGTAATACAACAcccaatttaaataatttagatgggaaaacgaaaaaattaattcataaaattcaaaaagaattaaatgaaGCAAAAAAAGAACTCGATAATGAAAGGAATGGCGAATTATCAATACAGCCAATACAAGATAAAagagtaataaaaaaaagtgaaaatatttttgagattgatgaagataaaattaacgataaatataataaaattacatTAAGTAATTGTTATacgaaattaaaaaaaatttcaaagtctaaaaaatcaaaaaaaaaaataattataaagatGATGTTGTTGACTGCAACACTTTCTGTGATAATAGCATTAGGAATGATGAACCAGATAATCTTACTTGGATTTTTTTTGGGTTtcttatgttttattacCGGAGAGAATGAATGGCTTTATGAATTACAAagagaattaaaaaacaatttttattgtacTTGA